One window of Molothrus aeneus isolate 106 unplaced genomic scaffold, BPBGC_Maene_1.0 scaffold_166, whole genome shotgun sequence genomic DNA carries:
- the PIH1D1 gene encoding PIH1 domain-containing protein 1 isoform X2: MADPSLLSAELEADEEEEAALRRLLLQVASDPEEVPSPVPARAVTPQPGLCVKTRVAGGGPKVFLNVCHSPEVPPPPPVPPPGLQQLLRDPPGPGGSFRIPMSLGEPHAELDRGGRGCTAYDVVVNSGFFRTLQADPLYLEFFLTVALEGLSDKYGVELELTGWRVLRNRRCLGSIAAQNIRARPQPRIQELPGSCRGEGDPRDPSPKTPGPPPFVVVASPSAQEPQELQARVHLEQEGAGSLWLGLSEERLLLLRPAPPPGGAAGAAPEGPPGRQGALLELGLPLRMRADPARCRARFHRRSKVLTVTMPLLRA; the protein is encoded by the exons ATGGCGGACCCGTCGCTGCTCTCGGCCGAGCTGGAGgcggacgaggaggaggaggcggctctgcggcggctgctgctgcag GTGGCCTCGGACCCTGAGGAGGTGCCGAGCCCCGTCCCCGCCCGGGCCGTGACCCCGCAGCCGG GTCTCTGCGTCAAGACCCGCGTGGCGGGCGGGGGTCCCAAGGTGTTCCTCAACGTTTGCCACTCGCCCGAGgtgccccccccgccccccgtgccccccccggggctgcagcagctcctgcggGACCCCCCCGGTCCCGGGGGCTCCTTCCGCATCCCCATGAGCCTGGGGGAGCCCCACGCCGAGCTCGACCGAG ggggaaggggctgcacGGCCTACGACGTGGTGGTGAACTCGGGCTTCTTCAGGACCctccag GCCGACCCCCTGTACCTTGAGTTCTTCCTGACCgtggccctggaggggctgtCAGACAAGTACGGGGTGGAGCTGGAGCTTACAG gCTGGCGGGTGCTGCGGAACCGGCGCTGCCTCGGCTCCATCGCGGCCCAGAACATCCGGGCCCGACCCCAGCCCCGCATCCAGGAGCTGCCGGG GAGCTGCCGAGGTGagggggacccccgggacccctccccaaaaacccccggGCCCCCCCCGTTTGTGGTCGTGGCCTCGCCCTCGGCTCAGgagccacaggagctgcaggcccGGGTACACCTGGAACAG GAGGGGGCGGGCTCTctgtggctggggctgagcgaggagcggctgctgctgctgcgccctgcgccgccgccggggggcgctgccggtgccgctcccgAGGGTCCGCcgggccgccagggggcgctgctggagctggggctgccactgCGCATGCGCGCCGACCCCGCGCGGTGCCGCGCGCGCTTCCACCGCCGCTCCAAG GTTCTCACCGTGACGATGCCGCTGCTGCGAGCATGA
- the PIH1D1 gene encoding PIH1 domain-containing protein 1 isoform X1, protein MADPSLLSAELEADEEEEAALRRLLLQVASDPEEVPSPVPARAVTPQPGLCVKTRVAGGGPKVFLNVCHSPEVPPPPPVPPPGLQQLLRDPPGPGGSFRIPMSLGEPHAELDRGGRGCTAYDVVVNSGFFRTLQADPLYLEFFLTVALEGLSDKYGVELELTGWRVLRNRRCLGSIAAQNIRARPQPRIQELPGSCRGEGDPRDPSPKTPGPPPFVVVASPSAQEPQELQARVHLEQVEGAGSLWLGLSEERLLLLRPAPPPGGAAGAAPEGPPGRQGALLELGLPLRMRADPARCRARFHRRSKVLTVTMPLLRA, encoded by the exons ATGGCGGACCCGTCGCTGCTCTCGGCCGAGCTGGAGgcggacgaggaggaggaggcggctctgcggcggctgctgctgcag GTGGCCTCGGACCCTGAGGAGGTGCCGAGCCCCGTCCCCGCCCGGGCCGTGACCCCGCAGCCGG GTCTCTGCGTCAAGACCCGCGTGGCGGGCGGGGGTCCCAAGGTGTTCCTCAACGTTTGCCACTCGCCCGAGgtgccccccccgccccccgtgccccccccggggctgcagcagctcctgcggGACCCCCCCGGTCCCGGGGGCTCCTTCCGCATCCCCATGAGCCTGGGGGAGCCCCACGCCGAGCTCGACCGAG ggggaaggggctgcacGGCCTACGACGTGGTGGTGAACTCGGGCTTCTTCAGGACCctccag GCCGACCCCCTGTACCTTGAGTTCTTCCTGACCgtggccctggaggggctgtCAGACAAGTACGGGGTGGAGCTGGAGCTTACAG gCTGGCGGGTGCTGCGGAACCGGCGCTGCCTCGGCTCCATCGCGGCCCAGAACATCCGGGCCCGACCCCAGCCCCGCATCCAGGAGCTGCCGGG GAGCTGCCGAGGTGagggggacccccgggacccctccccaaaaacccccggGCCCCCCCCGTTTGTGGTCGTGGCCTCGCCCTCGGCTCAGgagccacaggagctgcaggcccGGGTACACCTGGAACAGGTG GAGGGGGCGGGCTCTctgtggctggggctgagcgaggagcggctgctgctgctgcgccctgcgccgccgccggggggcgctgccggtgccgctcccgAGGGTCCGCcgggccgccagggggcgctgctggagctggggctgccactgCGCATGCGCGCCGACCCCGCGCGGTGCCGCGCGCGCTTCCACCGCCGCTCCAAG GTTCTCACCGTGACGATGCCGCTGCTGCGAGCATGA